One segment of Vespa velutina chromosome 17, iVesVel2.1, whole genome shotgun sequence DNA contains the following:
- the LOC124955268 gene encoding tyramine receptor 1: protein MTETMSEDYEVVPRSDGSCEDAETQADFGMPGWEAAVASLTLGFIVLATVLGNSLVILSVFTYRPLRIVQNFFIVSLAVADLALAILVMPFNLAYLLLGKWIFGIHFCKLWLTCDVLCCTASILNLCAIALDRYWAITDPINYAQKRTLKRVLGTIAGVWLLSGAISSPPLAGWNDWPEELEDDTPCQLTRRQGYVIYSALGSFFIPLFLMSLVYLEIFLATRRRLRERARQSRLGAVQSTRHRETDDAESVSSETNHNERSTPRTHAKPSLIDDEPTEVTIGGGGGGATGSVTGNSRRIASASGAGQTPPTTATVYQFIEERQRISLSKERRAARTLGVIMGVFVVCWLPFFLMYVIVPFCPACCPSIRLVYIITWLGYLNSALNPLIYTIFNLDYRRAFRRLLRIR from the coding sequence atgaCCGAGACAATGTCCGAAGATTACGAGGTAGTCCCGAGGAGCGACGGGTCATGCGAGGACGCGGAAACGCAAGCGGACTTTGGAATGCCGGGTTGGGAAGCGGCGGTtgcctctctcactctcggaTTCATCGTTCTAGCTACGGTTCTGGGGAATTCATTGGTAATCCTGAGCGTCTTCACCTATAGGCCCCTGAGAATAGTCCAAaactttttcatcgtttcacTTGCGGTAGCCGATCTGGCCTTGGCGATCCTTGTGATGCCATTCAACCTAGCTTACCTCCTTCTCGGTAAATGGATCTTTGGTATACACTTTTGCAAGCTCTGGCTGACATGCGACGTTCTCTGTTGCACCGCGAGCATACTCAATCTCTGCGCGATAGCTCTCGATCGTTATTGGGCCATTACCGATCCGATTAATTACGCGCAGAAGCGTACGCTGAAGAGAGTTCTTGGAACGATAGCCGGAGTTTGGCTCCTGTCCGGTGCCATAAGCTCGCCACCTTTGGCAGGATGGAACGATTGGCCGGAAGAACTCGAGGACGACACGCCGTGTCAGCTTACCAGAAGGCAAGGCTACGTGATTTATTCGGCGCTCGGCTCCTTCTTCATACCCTTATTCCTGATGAGCCTCGTTTATCTCGAGATATTTCTCGCTACGAGAAGGAGATTGCGCGAACGTGCTCGACAGAGCAGACTCGGTGCCGTTCAATCTACGAGACACCGTGAGACCGACGACGCCGAGTCCGTAAGTTCCGAGACGAATCACAACGAGAGATCGACGCCGCGGACGCACGCAAAGCCCTCGCTGATCGACGACGAGCCGACCGAGGTGACGATcggcggtggtggcggtggtgccACCGGCAGCGTCACCGGCAATTCTCGACGAATCGCATCTGCCAGCGGTGCTGGACAAACCCCACCTACCACCGCTACGGTCTACCAATTCATCGAGGAACGACAGagaatttctctctcgaaGGAGAGACGCGCCGCGAGAACGCTCGGCGTCATCATGGGCGTCTTCGTGGTTTGCTGGCTACCCTTCTTCCTCATGTACGTCATCGTCCCATTCTGCCCGGCTTGCTGTCCCTCCATCAGGCTCGTTTACATCATCACGTGGCTGGGTTATCTCAACAGCGCTCTCAATCCTCTCATCTATACCATATTCAATCTCGACTACAGGCGAGCTTTCCGAAGGCTATTGCGCATTCGCTGA